One part of the Arabidopsis thaliana chromosome 4, partial sequence genome encodes these proteins:
- a CDS encoding Mitochondrial transcription termination factor family protein (Mitochondrial transcription termination factor family protein; CONTAINS InterPro DOMAIN/s: Mitochodrial transcription termination factor-related (InterPro:IPR003690); BEST Arabidopsis thaliana protein match is: mitochondrial transcription termination factor-related / mTERF-related (TAIR:AT5G45113.1); Has 236 Blast hits to 231 proteins in 19 species: Archae - 0; Bacteria - 2; Metazoa - 5; Fungi - 0; Plants - 229; Viruses - 0; Other Eukaryotes - 0 (source: NCBI BLink).) — translation MKKEKDVTETIMREEKKGSFFRDFEKLSKVAMLLSRNQRRVHKLLNMISNLNYCITFSSIPRQNPVQRLKAVFVRINLSYNNTRLTYQLEHISKNSPCFMSTLLSKIDDNQKDVSKGLTKFLRYNPINEFEPFFESLGLCPYEFETFLPRKLMFLSDDGIMFENFHALCNYGIPRGKIGRMYKEAREIFRYESGMLAMKLRGYENLGLSKATVIKLVTSCPLLLVGGIDAEFSSVVDKLKGLQVGCDWLGRYLSDRKTYSWRRILETIEFLDKVGCKEEKLSSLLKTYPALVIEGSGKKFYVLFGRLFKAGLQVNEIYRLFIDNPEMLSDKCVKNIQKTLDFLIAIRMETQFITKILLSHMELIGSCSLPAPRTACLSLNVKQDELCKILKKEPLRLFCFVSTTKKRKSKPLSEDSRKYLEKTEFLLRLGYVENSDEMVKALKQFRGRGDQLQERFDCLVKAGLNYNVVTEIIRHAPMILNLSKDVIEKKIHSLTELLGYPIESLVRFPAYLCYDMQRIHHRFSMYLWLRERDAAKPMLSPSTILTCGDARFVKYFVNVHPEGPAIWESINQSST, via the exons GTTGCGATGTTATTATCCAGAAATCAGAGAAGAGTTCATAAACTGTTGAATATGATTTCAAATCTCAACTACTGTATAACTTTCTCATCTATTCCTCGTCAAAACCCAGTTCAAAG ATTGAAAGCTGTGTTCGTCAGGATAAATCTAAGTTACAACAACACTCGTCTCACTTACCAACTAG AGCATATAAGTAAGAATTCTCCTTGTTTTATGTCGACTTTGTTGTCTAAGATTGATGATAATCAGAAAGATGTATCCAAGGGATTGACTAAGTTCCTTAGGTACAATCCGATAAACGAGTTTGAACCGTTTTTCGAGAGTTTGGGTTTGTGTCCTTATGAGTTTGAAACGTTTCTTCCACGGAAGCTAATGTTTTTGAGTGATGATGGTATCATGTTTGAGAACTTTCATGCTCTTTGCAACTATGGGATCCCGCGTGGTAAGATTGGCCGTATGTATAAAGAAGCGAGAGAGATTTTTAGATATGAATCTGGGATGTTGGCGATGAAGCTAAGGGGTTATGAGAATTTGGGTCTTAGTAAGGCTACAGTTATTAAGTTAGTTACTAGTTGCCCTTTGCTACTGGTTGGTGGGATTGATGCTGAGTTTTCTTCTGTAGTTGATAAGTTGAAAGGGTTACAAGTAGGATGTGATTGGCTTGGGCGGTACTTGTCTGACCGGAAAACATATAGCTGGCGCAGAATTCTGGAGACAATAGAGTTTCTTGATAAAGTGGGATGTAAAGAGGAGAAGTTGAGTAGTCTTTTGAAAACGTATCCAGCTTTGGTAATCGAAGGCTCCGGAAAGAAATTCTATGTTCTGTTTGGTAGGTTGTTTAAAGCGGGGCTTCAAGTGAATGAGATTTATAGGCTATTTATAGACAATCCAGAGATGTTGTCAGACAAATGCGTGAAAAATATTCAGAAGACGTTGGATTTCTTGATTGCTATTAGAATGGAAACGCAGTTTATCACGAAGATTTTGCTGAGTCATATGGAGCTTATTGGTTCATGCTCTCTGCCAGCACCTAGAACTGCTTGTCTTAGTTTGAATGTTAAACAAGACGAGCTATGTAAGATCTTAAAGAAAGAGCCTTtgagattgttttgttttgtttctacaacgaagaagagaaaaagcaaACCTCTTTCGGAAGACTCGAGGAAATACTTAGAGAAGACAGAGTTTTTGTTGAGGCTAGGGTATGTAGAAAACTCGGATGAGATGGTGAAGGCTCTAAAACAGTTTCGAGGGAGGGGAGATCAGCTACAGGAGAGATTTGATTGCCTTGTGAAAGCCGGTTTAAACTATAATGTGGTTACTGAGATCATCAGGCATGCTCCGATGATACTTAACCTGTCTAAAGATGTCATAGAGAAAAAGATACATTCCTTAACCGAACTTCTTGGCTATCCAATTGAATCATTGGTAAGGTTCCCGGCATATCTGTGTTATGATATGCAGAGGATACATCACAGATTCTCAATGTATTTATGGTTGAGGGAAAGAGATGCAGCAAAGCCAATGCTGTCACCAAGCACTATTCTCACTTGCGGTGATGCCCGGTTTGTGAAGTATTTTGTCAATGTCCACCCTGAAGGTCCAGCCATTTGGGAAAGTATAAACCAATCATCTACCTGA
- a CDS encoding Mitochondrial transcription termination factor family protein, protein MLLSRNQRRVHKLLNMISNLNYCITFSSIPRQNPVQRFDLSRVSVPFRSFQIESCVRQDKSKLQQHSSHLPTRFFVNPVSRASRNQAQEALFDYLHYTRSFTFTDAEHISKNSPCFMSTLLSKIDDNQKDVSKGLTKFLRYNPINEFEPFFESLGLCPYEFETFLPRKLMFLSDDGIMFENFHALCNYGIPRGKIGRMYKEAREIFRYESGMLAMKLRGYENLGLSKATVIKLVTSCPLLLVGGIDAEFSSVVDKLKGLQVGCDWLGRYLSDRKTYSWRRILETIEFLDKVGCKEEKLSSLLKTYPALVIEGSGKKFYVLFGRLFKAGLQVNEIYRLFIDNPEMLSDKCVKNIQKTLDFLIAIRMETQFITKILLSHMELIGSCSLPAPRTACLSLNVKQDELCKILKKEPLRLFCFVSTTKKRKSKPLSEDSRKYLEKTEFLLRLGYVENSDEMVKALKQFRGRGDQLQERFDCLVKAGLNYNVVTEIIRHAPMILNLSKDVIEKKIHSLTELLGYPIESLVRFPAYLCYDMQRIHHRFSMYLWLRERDAAKPMLSPSTILTCGDARFVKYFVNVHPEGPAIWESINQSST, encoded by the coding sequence ATGTTATTATCCAGAAATCAGAGAAGAGTTCATAAACTGTTGAATATGATTTCAAATCTCAACTACTGTATAACTTTCTCATCTATTCCTCGTCAAAACCCAGTTCAAAGGTTCGACCTTTCTCGTGTTTCAGTTCCATTTCGGAGTTTTCAGATTGAAAGCTGTGTTCGTCAGGATAAATCTAAGTTACAACAACACTCGTCTCACTTACCAACTAGGTTTTTCGTTAATCCGGTATCAAGGGCTAGTAGGAATCAAGCTCAAGAAGCTCTTTTTGATTACTTGCATTATACTAGAAGCTTTACTTTTACTGATGCAGAGCATATAAGTAAGAATTCTCCTTGTTTTATGTCGACTTTGTTGTCTAAGATTGATGATAATCAGAAAGATGTATCCAAGGGATTGACTAAGTTCCTTAGGTACAATCCGATAAACGAGTTTGAACCGTTTTTCGAGAGTTTGGGTTTGTGTCCTTATGAGTTTGAAACGTTTCTTCCACGGAAGCTAATGTTTTTGAGTGATGATGGTATCATGTTTGAGAACTTTCATGCTCTTTGCAACTATGGGATCCCGCGTGGTAAGATTGGCCGTATGTATAAAGAAGCGAGAGAGATTTTTAGATATGAATCTGGGATGTTGGCGATGAAGCTAAGGGGTTATGAGAATTTGGGTCTTAGTAAGGCTACAGTTATTAAGTTAGTTACTAGTTGCCCTTTGCTACTGGTTGGTGGGATTGATGCTGAGTTTTCTTCTGTAGTTGATAAGTTGAAAGGGTTACAAGTAGGATGTGATTGGCTTGGGCGGTACTTGTCTGACCGGAAAACATATAGCTGGCGCAGAATTCTGGAGACAATAGAGTTTCTTGATAAAGTGGGATGTAAAGAGGAGAAGTTGAGTAGTCTTTTGAAAACGTATCCAGCTTTGGTAATCGAAGGCTCCGGAAAGAAATTCTATGTTCTGTTTGGTAGGTTGTTTAAAGCGGGGCTTCAAGTGAATGAGATTTATAGGCTATTTATAGACAATCCAGAGATGTTGTCAGACAAATGCGTGAAAAATATTCAGAAGACGTTGGATTTCTTGATTGCTATTAGAATGGAAACGCAGTTTATCACGAAGATTTTGCTGAGTCATATGGAGCTTATTGGTTCATGCTCTCTGCCAGCACCTAGAACTGCTTGTCTTAGTTTGAATGTTAAACAAGACGAGCTATGTAAGATCTTAAAGAAAGAGCCTTtgagattgttttgttttgtttctacaacgaagaagagaaaaagcaaACCTCTTTCGGAAGACTCGAGGAAATACTTAGAGAAGACAGAGTTTTTGTTGAGGCTAGGGTATGTAGAAAACTCGGATGAGATGGTGAAGGCTCTAAAACAGTTTCGAGGGAGGGGAGATCAGCTACAGGAGAGATTTGATTGCCTTGTGAAAGCCGGTTTAAACTATAATGTGGTTACTGAGATCATCAGGCATGCTCCGATGATACTTAACCTGTCTAAAGATGTCATAGAGAAAAAGATACATTCCTTAACCGAACTTCTTGGCTATCCAATTGAATCATTGGTAAGGTTCCCGGCATATCTGTGTTATGATATGCAGAGGATACATCACAGATTCTCAATGTATTTATGGTTGAGGGAAAGAGATGCAGCAAAGCCAATGCTGTCACCAAGCACTATTCTCACTTGCGGTGATGCCCGGTTTGTGAAGTATTTTGTCAATGTCCACCCTGAAGGTCCAGCCATTTGGGAAAGTATAAACCAATCATCTACCTGA
- the NPR4 gene encoding NPR1-like protein 4: MAATAIEPSSSISFTSSHLSNPSPVVTTYHSAANLEELSSNLEQLLTNPDCDYTDAEIIIEEEANPVSVHRCVLAARSKFFLDLFKKDKDSSEKKPKYQMKDLLPYGNVGREAFLHFLSYIYTGRLKPFPIEVSTCVDSVCAHDSCKPAIDFAVELMYASFVFQIPDLVSSFQRKLRNYVEKSLVENVLPILLVAFHCDLTQLLDQCIERVARSDLDRFCIEKELPLEVLEKIKQLRVKSVNIPEVEDKSIERTGKVLKALDSDDVELVKLLLTESDITLDQANGLHYAVAYSDPKVVTQVLDLDMADVNFRNSRGYTVLHIAAMRREPTIIIPLIQKGANASDFTFDGRSAVNICRRLTRPKDYHTKTSRKEPSKYRLCIDILEREIRRNPLVSGDTPTCSHSMPEDLQMRLLYLEKRVGLAQLFFPAEANVAMDVANVEGTSECTGLLTPPPSNDTTENLGKVDLNETPYVQTKRMLTRMKALMKTGKSLRKCTFKFYSLTTRLTDSKPFNNAVETGRRYFPSCYEVLDKYMDQYMDEEIPDMSYPEKGTVKERRQKRMRYNELKNDVKKAYSKDKVARSCLSSSSPASSLREALENPT, from the exons ATGGCTGCAACTGCAATAGAGCCATCTTCATCTATAAGTTTCACATCTTCTCACTTATCAAACCCTTCTCCTGTTGTTACTACTTATCACTCAGCTGCTAATCTTGAAGAGCTCAGCTCTAACTTGGAGCAGCTTCTCACTAATCCAGATTGCGATTACACTGACGCAGAGATCatcattgaagaagaagctaaccCTGTGAGTGTTCATAGATGTGTTTTAGCTGCTAGGAGcaagttttttcttgatctgtttaagaaagataaagatagTAGTGAGAAGAAACCTAAGTATCAAATGAAAGATTTATTACCATATGGAAATGTGGGACGTGAGGCATTTCTGCATTTCTTGAGCTATATCTACACTGGGAGGTTAAAGCCTTTTCCTATCGAGGTTTCAACTTGTGTTGATTCAGTTTGTGCTCATGATTCTTGTAAACCGGCCATTGATTTTGCTGTTGAGTTGATGTATGCTTCATTTGTGTTCCAAATCCCGGATCTTGTTTCGTCATTTCAG CGGAAGCTTCGTAACTATGTTGAGAAGTCACTAGTAGAGAATGTTCTTCCTATCCTCTTAGTTGCGTTTCATTGTGATTTGACACAGCTTCTTGATCAATGCATTGAGAGAGTGGCGAGATCAGACTTAGACAGATTCTGTATCGAAAAGGAGCTTCCTTTAGAAGTAttggaaaaaatcaaacagcTTCGAGTTAAGTCGGTGAACATACCCGAGGTGGAGGATAAATCGATAGAGAGAACAGGGAAAGTACTCAAGGCATTGGATTCAGATGATGTAGAACTCGTGAAGCTTCTTTTGACTGAGTCAGATATAACTCTAGACCAAGCCAATGGTCTACATTATGCAGTGGCATACAGTGATCCGAAAGTTGTGACACAGGTTCTTGATCTAGATATGGCTGATGTTAATTTCAGAAATTCCAGGGGGTATACGGTTCTTCATATTGCTGCTATGCGTAGAGAGCCAACAATTATCATACCACTTATTCAAAAAGGAGCTAATGCTTCAGATTTCACGTTTGATGGACGCAGTGCGGTAAATATATGTAGGAGACTCACTAGGCCGAAAGATTATCATACCAAAACCTCAAGGAAAGAACCTAGTAAATACCGCTTATGCATCGATATCTTGGAAAGGGAAATTAGAAGGAATCCATTGGTTAGTGGGGATACACCCACTTGTTCCCATTCGATGCCCGAGGATCTCCAAATGAGGTTGTTATACTTAGAAAAGCGAG TGGGACTTGCTCAGTTGTTCTTCCCAGCAGAAGCCAATGTGGCTATGGACGTTGCTAATGTTGAAGGGACAAGCGAGTGCACAGGTCTTCTAACTCCACCTCCATCAAATGATACAACTGAAAACTTGGGTAAAGTCGATTTAAATGAAACGCCTTATGTGCAAACGAAAAGAATGCTTACACGTATGAAAGCCCTCATGAAAACAGGTAAAAGCTTAAGGAAATGTACTTTCAAGTTTTATTCTCTGACCACAAGATTGACTGATTCGAAACCGTTCAACAACGCAGTTGAGACAGGTCGGAGATACTTCCCATCTTGTTATGAGGTTCTGGATAAGTACATGGATCAGTATATGGACGAAGAAATCCCTGATATGTCGTATCCCGAGAAAGGCACtgtgaaagagagaagacagAAGAGGATGAGATATAACGAGCTGAAGAACGACGTTAAAAAAGCATATAGCAAAGACAAAGTCGCGCGGtcttgtctttcttcttcatcaccagcTTCTTCTCTTAGAGAAGCCTTAGAGAATCCAACATGA
- the NPR4 gene encoding NPR1-like protein 4 (NPR1-like protein 4 (NPR4); CONTAINS InterPro DOMAIN/s: BTB/POZ (InterPro:IPR013069), NPR1/NIM1 like, C-terminal (InterPro:IPR021094), BTB/POZ fold (InterPro:IPR011333), Ankyrin repeat-containing domain (InterPro:IPR020683), BTB/POZ-like (InterPro:IPR000210), Ankyrin repeat (InterPro:IPR002110); BEST Arabidopsis thaliana protein match is: NPR1-like protein 3 (TAIR:AT5G45110.1); Has 1751 Blast hits to 1617 proteins in 183 species: Archae - 0; Bacteria - 140; Metazoa - 493; Fungi - 63; Plants - 647; Viruses - 2; Other Eukaryotes - 406 (source: NCBI BLink).): MAATAIEPSSSISFTSSHLSNPSPVVTTYHSAANLEELSSNLEQLLTNPDCDYTDAEIIIEEEANPVSVHRCVLAARSKFFLDLFKKDKDSSEKKPKYQMKDLLPYGNVGREAFLHFLSYIYTGRLKPFPIEVSTCVDSVCAHDSCKPAIDFAVELMYASFVFQIPDLVSSFQRKLRNYVEKSLVENVLPILLVAFHCDLTQLLDQCIERVARSDLDRFCIEKELPLEVLEKIKQLRVKSVNIPEVEDKSIERTGKVLKALDSDDVELVKLLLTESDITLDQANGLHYAVAYSDPKVVTQVLDLDMADVNFRNSRGYTVLHIAAMRREPTIIIPLIQKGANASDFTFDGRSAVNICRRLTRPKDYHTKTSRKEPSKYRLCIDILEREIRRNPLVSGDTPTCSHSMPEDLQMRLLYLEKRVGLAQLFFPAEANVAMDVANVEGTSECTGLLTPPPSNDTTENLGKVDLNETPYVQTKRMLTRMKALMKTVETGRRYFPSCYEVLDKYMDQYMDEEIPDMSYPEKGTVKERRQKRMRYNELKNDVKKAYSKDKVARSCLSSSSPASSLREALENPT, encoded by the exons ATGGCTGCAACTGCAATAGAGCCATCTTCATCTATAAGTTTCACATCTTCTCACTTATCAAACCCTTCTCCTGTTGTTACTACTTATCACTCAGCTGCTAATCTTGAAGAGCTCAGCTCTAACTTGGAGCAGCTTCTCACTAATCCAGATTGCGATTACACTGACGCAGAGATCatcattgaagaagaagctaaccCTGTGAGTGTTCATAGATGTGTTTTAGCTGCTAGGAGcaagttttttcttgatctgtttaagaaagataaagatagTAGTGAGAAGAAACCTAAGTATCAAATGAAAGATTTATTACCATATGGAAATGTGGGACGTGAGGCATTTCTGCATTTCTTGAGCTATATCTACACTGGGAGGTTAAAGCCTTTTCCTATCGAGGTTTCAACTTGTGTTGATTCAGTTTGTGCTCATGATTCTTGTAAACCGGCCATTGATTTTGCTGTTGAGTTGATGTATGCTTCATTTGTGTTCCAAATCCCGGATCTTGTTTCGTCATTTCAG CGGAAGCTTCGTAACTATGTTGAGAAGTCACTAGTAGAGAATGTTCTTCCTATCCTCTTAGTTGCGTTTCATTGTGATTTGACACAGCTTCTTGATCAATGCATTGAGAGAGTGGCGAGATCAGACTTAGACAGATTCTGTATCGAAAAGGAGCTTCCTTTAGAAGTAttggaaaaaatcaaacagcTTCGAGTTAAGTCGGTGAACATACCCGAGGTGGAGGATAAATCGATAGAGAGAACAGGGAAAGTACTCAAGGCATTGGATTCAGATGATGTAGAACTCGTGAAGCTTCTTTTGACTGAGTCAGATATAACTCTAGACCAAGCCAATGGTCTACATTATGCAGTGGCATACAGTGATCCGAAAGTTGTGACACAGGTTCTTGATCTAGATATGGCTGATGTTAATTTCAGAAATTCCAGGGGGTATACGGTTCTTCATATTGCTGCTATGCGTAGAGAGCCAACAATTATCATACCACTTATTCAAAAAGGAGCTAATGCTTCAGATTTCACGTTTGATGGACGCAGTGCGGTAAATATATGTAGGAGACTCACTAGGCCGAAAGATTATCATACCAAAACCTCAAGGAAAGAACCTAGTAAATACCGCTTATGCATCGATATCTTGGAAAGGGAAATTAGAAGGAATCCATTGGTTAGTGGGGATACACCCACTTGTTCCCATTCGATGCCCGAGGATCTCCAAATGAGGTTGTTATACTTAGAAAAGCGAG TGGGACTTGCTCAGTTGTTCTTCCCAGCAGAAGCCAATGTGGCTATGGACGTTGCTAATGTTGAAGGGACAAGCGAGTGCACAGGTCTTCTAACTCCACCTCCATCAAATGATACAACTGAAAACTTGGGTAAAGTCGATTTAAATGAAACGCCTTATGTGCAAACGAAAAGAATGCTTACACGTATGAAAGCCCTCATGAAAACAG TTGAGACAGGTCGGAGATACTTCCCATCTTGTTATGAGGTTCTGGATAAGTACATGGATCAGTATATGGACGAAGAAATCCCTGATATGTCGTATCCCGAGAAAGGCACtgtgaaagagagaagacagAAGAGGATGAGATATAACGAGCTGAAGAACGACGTTAAAAAAGCATATAGCAAAGACAAAGTCGCGCGGtcttgtctttcttcttcatcaccagcTTCTTCTCTTAGAGAAGCCTTAGAGAATCCAACATGA
- a CDS encoding RING/U-box superfamily protein, producing the protein MENQEDSCECEELPLNHLGDEEEFRSCCGDEELWLKGSDDIAKVVEEEKKDDLDDEFSVKMVFKGVSIFERGDLGSGYSGIGVVLERSGDLELIQVQKKLDFYVEESVANYLALMDGLEVALQNNLSSVVAVTDSELLYNQITREEQLEIPLLVALRERVLEKTSNLNGFVLKLAPFCDLDEALSLAQVAVGIVSSNLDGDKPIENCSICCEDRQSEMMLSLKCTHKFCSHCMKTYVEGKVKTSEVPIRCPQVQCKHYLSAAECKSFLPVTTFKSFEEANVCSKNNGKIYCPYPNCSFLLDPQECLSSGRASSSSSTQSENSCCVECPVCERFVCVDCGVPWHASMSCEEFQILPVDERYPDDITLHRLARYKRWRRCQQCRIMIELAQGCNHMTCRCGHEFCYSCGAEYREGQQTCTCAFWDDDEEEQENAVEENTIQEVEQWPWDTFNSIPTVMDAYSEQERSQLALIQRFLAGGGFSLSDHHTTYQSPPPPCTESSYVEAAMKDLHQLPWLERFVSVISDDYYEEYNSQ; encoded by the exons ATGGAAAATCAAGAGGATTCTTGTGAATGTGAGGAGCTTCCATTGAATCACTTAGGAGATGAGGAAGAGTTTAGAAGTTGTTGTGGTGATGAAGAACTTTGGTTAAAGGGTAGTGATGATATAGCTAAAGTTGTAGAGGAGGAGAAAAAAGATGATCTTGATGATGAGTTCTCTGTTAAGATGGTCTTTAAAGGAGTCTCGATATTCGAAAGAGGAGATTTGGGTTCTGGTTATTCGGGAATTGGTGTTGTGTTGGAGAGGTCAGGAGATTTGGAGTTGATTCAGGTTCAGAAGAAGTTGGATTTTTATGTCGAAGAGTCTGTAGCTAACTATTTAGCTCTTATGGATGGTCTTGAAGTAGCTTTACAGAACAATCTCAGCTCTGTGGTTGCTGTAACCGACTCCGAGTTGCTCTATAATCAG ATAACTCGTGAGGAGCAGCTCGAGATCCCTCTTTTAGTAGCTCTGAGAGAAAGGGTATTGGAGAAAACAAGTAACCTTAATGGGTTTGTTCTAAAGCTTGCTCCTTTCTGTGATCTTGATGAAGCTCTAAGCTTGGCTCAAGTAGCGGTAGGAATCGTGTCTTCTAATCTTGATGGGGATAAACCGATCGAGAACTGCTCGATCTGCTGTGAAGACCGTCAGTCTGAGATGATGCTATCATTGAAATGCACTCACAAATTCTGTTCGCACTGCATGAAAACGTACGTTGAAGGGAAAGTAAAGACTTCAGAGGTTCCCATCAGGTGTCCTCAAGTGCAATGCAAGCATTATCTCTCAGCAGCGGAATGCAAATCGTTCCTTCCCGTCACTACTTTCAAATCATTCGAGGAAGCAAATGTGTGTAGTAAAAACAATGGGAAGATTTACTGCCCATATCCCAATTGCTCTTTTCTGTTAGACCCGCAAGAATGTCTATCATCAGGAAGGGCTAGCTCAAGCTCGTCTACTCAGTCAGAGAATAGCTGCTGTGTGGAGTGTCCAGTCTGTGAGAGGTTTGTGTGTGTGGACTGTGGTGTTCCTTGGCATGCTTCTATGAGCTGTGAAGAGTTTCAGATTCTTCCAGTTGATGAAAGATACCCAGATGATATTACATTGCATCGCTTGGCAAGGTATAAGAGGTGGAGGCGGTGTCAGCAATGCCGTATAATGATCGAGCTTGCTCAAGGCTGCAACCACATGACTTGCCG ATGCGGGCATGAGTTTTGCTACTCGTGTGGAGCAGAGTACAGAGAAGGGCAACAGACTTGCACGTGTGCTTTTTGggacgatgatgaagaagaacaagaaaacgCAGTAGAGGAAAACACAATTCAAGAAGTTGAGCAATGGCCTTGGGACACATTTAACTCAATTCCAACTGTAATGGACGCGTACTCAGAGCAAGAAAGATCTCAGCTTGCTCTGATCCAAAGGTTCTTAGCAGGTGGAGGGTTTAGTCTCAGTGATCACCATACTACTTATCAGTCACCGCCGCCTCCATGTACAGAGTCATCATATGTTGAAGCCGCAATGAAAGATCTTCATCAGCTTCCTTGGCTTGAGAGGTTTGTGTCTGTTATAAGTGATGATTACTATGAAGAGTATAATAGCCAGTGA